Proteins encoded together in one Ipomoea triloba cultivar NCNSP0323 chromosome 4, ASM357664v1 window:
- the LOC116014907 gene encoding germin-like protein subfamily 1 member 20, with protein MAFLLPTTLAIVALVFSFAHAFDPSPLQDFCVAANDPKSTVFVNGRVCKDPKRVTADDFSASGLNVSGVPAGVGLTVNTVDVDRIAGLNTLGIFMIRVDYESGALATPHSHPRSSEMVFVLEGTLEAGFVTADPSNPTKNRLYAKTLNAGDVFVIPQGLLHYQANVGKVKAVSFNSLNSQNPGIVPVAPELFGSVPAISDDILSKAFRVDKKTIELIRSKFA; from the exons atggCTTTCCTCTTGCCAACAACCTTAGCCATTGTTGCTCTTGTTTTTTCATTTGCTCATGCTTTTGATCCAAGCCCTCTTCAAGACTTCTGTGTTGCGGCAAATGATCCCAAATCTACTG TTTTTGTGAATGGAAGGGTTTGCAAAGACCCAAAACGCGTGACAGCAGATGACTTCTCCGCATCTGGTTTAAATGTCAGCGGAGTTCCCGCAGGTGTCGGCTTAACTGTCAACACCGTCGACGTTGACAGAATCGCCGGACTAAACACACTCGGCATATTCATGATTCGCGTGGATTATGAATCTGGGGCACTGGCCACGCCCCATTCACACCCTCGATCAAGCGAGATGGTCTTTGTTTTGGAGGGCACACTTGAAGCGGGCTTCGTCACGGCGGATCCGAGCAACCCAACCAAGAATCGTCTCTACGCCAAAACATTGAACGCCGGCGATGTTTTCGTGATTCCCCAAGGTTTACTTCACTACCAGGCTAATGTCGGGAAGGTTAAGGCAGTTAGTTTTAACAGTTTAAACAGCCAAAATCCCGGCATCGTCCCCGTTGCGCCTGAACTTTTTGGATCAGTTCCGGCCATTTCTGACGATATCCTTTCCAAAGCTTTTAGAGTGGATAAGAAAACCATTGAACTTATAAGGTCAAAGTTTGCCTAG
- the LOC116015693 gene encoding germin-like protein subfamily 1 member 11, with product MITPPKKNKTMAFLLPTTLAITGLVFSFAHAFDPSPLQDFCVAANDPKSTVFVNGRVCKDPKLVTPDDFSTSGLNVSGDPAGVGVTLKSVGVDRIAGLNTLGIVMARVDYESGSPATPHSHPRSSELILVLEGTLETGFITADPSNPTKNRLYAKTLNAGDVFVIPPGLLHYQANVGKVKAVSFNSLNSQNPGLVTATSQLFGSAPAISDDILSKAFRVDKETIELIRSKFA from the exons ATGATCacaccaccaaaaaaaaacaaaacaatggCTTTCCTCTTGCCAACAACCTTAGCCATTACTGGTCTTGTTTTTTCATTTGCTCATGCTTTTGATCCAAGCCCTCTTCAAGACTTCTGTGTTGCGGCAAATGATCCCAAATCTACTG TTTTTGTGAATGGAAGGGTTTGCAAAGACCCAAAATTGGTGACACCAGATGACTTCTCCACATCCGGTTTAAATGTCAGCGGAGATCCGGCAGGTGTCGGCGTAACCCTAAAATCCGTCGGCGTTGACAGAATCGCCGGACTAAACACACTCGGCATAGTGATGGCGCGTGTGGATTACGAATCCGGGTCACCGGCCACGCCCCATTCACACCCTCGATCATCTGAGCTCATCTTGGTTTTGGAGGGCACGCTTGAAACGGGCTTCATCACGGCAGATCCGAGCAACCCAACCAAGAATCGTCTCTACGCCAAAACATTGAACGCCGGAGATGTTTTCGTGATTCCCCCAGGTTTACTTCACTACCAGGCAAATGTCGGGAAAGTTAAGGCAGTTAGTTTTAACAGTTTAAACAGCCAAAATCCTGGCCTCGTTACCGCTACGTCTCAACTTTTTGGATCAGCTCCGGCCATTTCCGACGATATCCTTTCCAAAGCTTTTAGAGTGGATAAGGAAACCATTGAACTTATAAGGTCAAAGTTTGCTTAG
- the LOC116015694 gene encoding probable inorganic phosphate transporter 1-7 gives MSKVMQVEIETKPEKSSQESAGNDFWLFSKQFLRRHGLHLLATTTTWFLLYIAFYSQNLFQKDIFSAIGWIPKAETMNALEEVYGIAGAHTLIGLCSTMAGYLFTVAIDKIGRFAPQVFSVGQRNFHNGLNSISTSIPKRPMLSTKRMGIVITFVTLALLIYACSLYHVPNFDSHYQRQQASATHYRRLLISTPPRKSASATHSRRLLISTPQRKSPSAPKV, from the exons ATGTCTAAAGTGATGCAGGTTGAAATAGAAACCAAACCAGAGAAAAGTAGTCAAGAATCTGCCGGGAATGATTTCTGGCTTTTTTCCAAACAGTTTCTCCGCCGCCACGGGCTCCACCTGCTCGCAACAACCACCACCTGGTTCTTACTCTACATCGCGTTTTACAGCCAAAATCTTTTCCAGAAAGACATTTTCTCTGCCATTGGTTGGATCCCAAAAGCCGAAACCATGAACGCGCTCGAGGAGGTCTATGGAATCGCTGGAGCCCACACTCTGATCGGCCTGTGCAGCACCATGGCGGGATACTTGTTCACGGTGGCAATCGACAAAATCGGGAGATTTGCCCCTCag GTATTCAGTGTTGGACAAAGGAATTTCCATAACGGGCTGAACTCCATCTCAACCTCTATCCCCAAAAGGCCAATGCTCTCTACAAAAAGAATGGGTATCGTCATAACCTTCGTGACCCTAGCTCTGCTAATCTATGCGTGTAGTCTATATCATGTCCCCAACTTTGATAGCCATTACCAGCGCCAGCAAGCTTCTGCGACTCATTATAGGCGATTATTGATCAGCACTCCACCAAGAAAAAGTGCATCTGCGACTCATTCTAGGCGATTATTGATCAGCACTCCACAAAGAAAAAGTCCATCTGCTCCTAAAGTCTAA